From Sphingomonas nostoxanthinifaciens, a single genomic window includes:
- a CDS encoding glycosyltransferase family 2 protein codes for MTATPSIAVVIVNYRSPELTLGALDALAGERAGLPGLRAIVVDGGSGDGSADKLSEGLRDPRFQGWASLLALPINGGFGWANNQAILRLLQGPTPPDYIHLLNPDTRVEPGAVRALADELAAYPRCGAVGSLLLDPDGTPSGSAFAFPTLAGEFARGSRIGAIRRALRVKEPMLQGAGPVDWVTGASVMIRAEALKASGLFDDGFFLYFEEVELMWRLTRAGWEIRHQPASRVIHDGGAATGVNMSGREAYRRPPLPAYWYRSRRRFFTLTNGATGGSLASALFLAGRMLSPLRSVIEVGKPRMRIANELRDVARHGTLPVAADHHPAPARWTDAPDQPPAWMAKG; via the coding sequence ATGACGGCCACACCGTCGATCGCGGTGGTGATCGTCAATTATCGCTCACCGGAGCTGACGCTCGGCGCGCTCGACGCGCTGGCAGGCGAGCGCGCGGGGCTGCCCGGCCTGCGCGCGATCGTGGTCGACGGCGGCTCGGGCGACGGATCGGCCGACAAGCTCTCCGAGGGGCTACGCGATCCCCGTTTCCAGGGCTGGGCGAGCCTGCTGGCGCTGCCGATCAATGGCGGCTTCGGCTGGGCCAACAATCAGGCGATCCTGCGCCTGCTGCAAGGCCCCACCCCGCCTGATTATATCCACCTGCTCAACCCCGACACGCGGGTCGAGCCCGGCGCGGTGCGGGCGCTTGCCGACGAGCTTGCCGCCTATCCGCGCTGCGGGGCGGTCGGCAGCCTGCTGCTCGACCCCGACGGCACCCCCTCGGGCTCGGCCTTCGCCTTCCCCACGCTGGCGGGCGAATTTGCGCGCGGCTCGCGCATCGGTGCAATCCGGCGGGCGCTGCGCGTCAAGGAGCCGATGCTGCAGGGCGCTGGCCCGGTCGACTGGGTGACCGGCGCCAGCGTGATGATCCGCGCGGAGGCGCTGAAGGCGAGCGGCCTGTTCGACGACGGCTTCTTCCTCTATTTCGAGGAGGTCGAGCTGATGTGGCGGCTTACCCGCGCCGGCTGGGAGATCCGCCACCAGCCCGCCAGCCGCGTGATCCACGACGGCGGTGCCGCGACCGGGGTCAACATGTCGGGACGCGAGGCCTATCGCCGGCCGCCGCTGCCGGCTTACTGGTATCGCTCGCGTCGGCGCTTCTTCACGCTGACGAACGGCGCGACCGGCGGCTCGCTCGCCAGCGCCCTGTTCCTCGCCGGGCGCATGCTCTCGCCGCTGCGTTCGGTGATCGAGGTCGGCAAGCCGCGCATGCGCATCGCCAACGAGCTGCGCGACGTCGCCCGCCACGGCACGCTGCCGGTCGCCGCCGATCACCACCCTGCCCCCGCGCGCTGGACCGATGCGCCCGATCAGCCCCCGGCATGGATGGCGAAGGGATAG
- a CDS encoding YbaB/EbfC family nucleoid-associated protein — MKDMNELLQAAQEAAQNIQAQMADAQAGLDKIEVEGASGGGLVKIRATAKGRILGVALDDSLLNPSEKHMLEDLIAAAINDARAKADAAGSAEMSKMTAGLPLPPGFKLPF, encoded by the coding sequence ATGAAGGACATGAACGAGCTGCTGCAGGCCGCGCAGGAAGCGGCGCAGAACATCCAGGCGCAGATGGCCGACGCGCAGGCGGGCCTCGACAAGATCGAGGTCGAGGGCGCTTCGGGCGGCGGGCTGGTCAAGATCCGCGCGACCGCCAAGGGCCGCATCCTCGGCGTCGCGCTCGACGATAGCCTGCTCAATCCGTCGGAGAAGCATATGCTCGAGGATCTGATCGCCGCCGCGATCAACGACGCGCGCGCCAAGGCCGATGCGGCGGGCAGCGCCGAGATGAGCAAGATGACCGCCGGCCTGCCGCTCCCGCCCGGGTTCAAGCTGCCGTTCTGA
- a CDS encoding DNA polymerase III subunit gamma/tau: protein MSDSFGFDLGVPETPSPPREAAPATPYRVLARKYRPQRFSELIGQDAMVQTLGNAIKRDRLAHAFLLTGVRGVGKTSTARLIAKALNCIGPDGQGGPTIDPCGVCEPCVAIAEGRHIDVVEMDAASHTGIDDIREIIEAVRYAAVSARYKVYIIDEVHMLSKAAFNGLLKTLEEPPAHVKFLFATTEVNKVPVTVLSRCQRFDLKRIPADLLARHFAHVAEAEHVAAEPEALALVARAAEGSARDGLSILDQAIAHAGMDGGAVTAAQVRDMLGLSDRGAIRRLFGCLLAADVPGVLAAVAQQDALGVEPAALLRGLLEVVHGVTRAKVGGAEDPALSVEERQAYADWASRLGFVALHRLWQLLLKGHAEVLGAPGPREAVEMALLRVVHASQLPDPGDLAKRLQAGEPLGTAPAPSVSQPEPPPPAPVAALPDTPEAFHALLQQKGALRLAACFEEARVIRFAPPEIVLAESRAIGPGFVQEVLACINPKFGESGLRWEISVAQGLGKASMREQERAQEQAARDAILDAPMVAAVRAAFPDAELIEEPRSAMQ from the coding sequence ATGTCCGACTCCTTCGGTTTCGATCTGGGCGTCCCCGAGACGCCGTCCCCGCCACGCGAGGCCGCGCCGGCGACCCCCTATCGCGTGCTCGCGCGCAAATATCGGCCGCAGCGTTTCTCCGAGCTGATCGGGCAGGACGCGATGGTCCAGACGCTCGGCAACGCGATCAAGCGCGACCGGCTGGCGCATGCCTTCCTGCTGACCGGCGTGCGCGGCGTCGGCAAGACCTCGACCGCGCGGCTGATCGCAAAGGCGCTCAACTGCATCGGGCCGGACGGGCAGGGCGGCCCGACGATCGATCCGTGCGGGGTGTGCGAGCCGTGCGTCGCCATCGCCGAGGGCCGCCACATCGACGTGGTCGAGATGGACGCCGCCAGCCACACCGGCATCGACGACATTCGCGAGATCATCGAGGCGGTGCGCTATGCGGCGGTCTCGGCGCGCTACAAGGTCTACATCATCGACGAGGTCCACATGCTGTCGAAGGCGGCCTTCAACGGGCTGCTGAAGACGCTGGAGGAGCCGCCGGCGCATGTGAAGTTCCTGTTCGCGACGACCGAGGTCAACAAGGTGCCGGTGACGGTGCTGTCGCGCTGCCAGCGCTTCGACCTGAAGCGCATCCCGGCCGACCTGCTCGCGCGCCACTTCGCGCACGTCGCCGAGGCCGAGCATGTCGCCGCCGAGCCCGAGGCGCTCGCGCTGGTCGCGCGCGCGGCGGAAGGGTCGGCGCGCGACGGCCTGTCGATCCTCGATCAGGCGATCGCGCATGCCGGCATGGACGGCGGCGCGGTCACGGCGGCGCAGGTGCGCGACATGCTGGGCCTGAGCGATCGCGGCGCGATCCGGCGGCTGTTCGGCTGCCTGCTCGCCGCCGACGTGCCGGGCGTGCTGGCGGCGGTGGCGCAGCAGGACGCGCTGGGGGTCGAGCCGGCGGCGCTGCTGCGCGGCCTGCTGGAGGTGGTCCACGGCGTCACCCGCGCCAAGGTGGGCGGGGCGGAGGATCCGGCGCTGTCGGTCGAGGAGCGGCAGGCTTATGCCGATTGGGCAAGCCGGCTGGGTTTCGTCGCGCTCCACCGGCTGTGGCAGCTGCTGCTCAAGGGTCATGCCGAGGTGCTCGGTGCGCCCGGACCGCGCGAGGCGGTCGAAATGGCGCTGCTGCGCGTGGTGCATGCCAGCCAGCTGCCCGATCCCGGCGATCTGGCGAAACGGCTGCAGGCGGGCGAGCCGCTCGGGACGGCGCCCGCGCCGAGCGTCAGCCAGCCCGAGCCGCCGCCGCCCGCACCGGTCGCCGCGCTGCCCGACACGCCCGAGGCGTTCCACGCTCTGCTTCAGCAGAAGGGCGCGCTGCGCCTAGCCGCCTGTTTCGAGGAGGCGCGCGTGATCCGCTTCGCGCCGCCCGAAATCGTGCTGGCGGAAAGCCGCGCGATCGGCCCCGGCTTCGTGCAGGAGGTGCTGGCCTGCATCAATCCCAAGTTCGGCGAGAGCGGCCTGCGCTGGGAAATCTCCGTCGCGCAAGGGCTTGGCAAGGCCAGCATGCGCGAGCAGGAGCGCGCGCAGGAGCAGGCGGCGCGCGACGCCATTCTCGATGCGCCGATGGTGGCGGCGGTCCGCGCCGCCTTCCCCGACGCCGAGCTGATCGAAGAGCCACGGAGTGCGATGCAATGA
- the gorA gene encoding glutathione-disulfide reductase, which produces MADYDYDLFVIGAGSGGTRAARVSAAHGARVAVAEEFRVGGTCVIRGCVPKKLLIYGAHFAEDLADARRFGWQVPECDFSWPTLRDNVLSEVARLETIYSATLANNDVEIIKARATLLGPNTLKVGERTVTSKLILIATGATPDIPDFPGAELGITSNEAFELPDVPKRIVIGGAGYIANEFAGIFHQFGAHVTLVNRTDQILRGYDEQIRDRLLQISTAKGIDFKFHANFQKAEKQEDGSLLVHISGSDPLHCDMLMFATGRRPNTAGLGLETAGIVLNDRGAIPVDGDSKTVCDSVFAVGDVTDRIQLTPVAIREGQAFADTQFGGKPHRVDYACVPSAVFSNPPLAGVGLTESQAKGKFGAVKVYTSDFRPMKNVLANRNERALYKLIVHAETEKVLGIHMIGPEAPEILQAAAIAVKAGLTKQAFDDTIALHPSMAEELVLMR; this is translated from the coding sequence ATGGCCGATTACGACTACGACCTCTTCGTGATCGGCGCCGGATCGGGCGGCACGCGCGCGGCGCGGGTCTCGGCGGCGCATGGCGCGCGGGTCGCGGTGGCGGAAGAGTTTCGCGTCGGCGGCACCTGCGTCATCCGCGGCTGCGTGCCGAAGAAGCTACTGATCTACGGCGCGCATTTCGCCGAGGATCTGGCCGATGCGCGCCGTTTCGGCTGGCAGGTGCCCGAATGCGATTTCAGCTGGCCCACGCTGCGCGACAACGTGCTGTCGGAGGTGGCGCGGCTGGAAACGATCTATTCCGCCACGCTCGCCAACAACGATGTCGAGATCATCAAGGCGCGCGCGACGTTGCTCGGCCCCAACACGCTCAAGGTGGGCGAGCGGACGGTGACGTCCAAGCTGATCCTGATCGCGACCGGCGCGACCCCCGACATTCCCGATTTTCCCGGCGCCGAGCTCGGCATCACCTCGAACGAGGCGTTCGAGCTGCCCGACGTGCCGAAGCGGATCGTGATCGGTGGTGCTGGCTACATCGCCAACGAATTCGCCGGCATCTTCCACCAGTTCGGCGCGCACGTGACATTGGTCAACCGCACCGACCAGATCCTGCGCGGCTATGACGAGCAGATCCGCGACCGACTGCTTCAGATCTCGACCGCCAAGGGCATCGACTTCAAGTTCCACGCCAATTTCCAGAAGGCGGAGAAGCAGGAAGACGGCTCGCTGCTGGTCCACATCAGCGGCAGCGACCCCTTGCATTGCGACATGCTGATGTTCGCGACCGGCCGTCGCCCGAACACCGCCGGGCTGGGGCTCGAGACCGCCGGCATCGTGCTGAACGATCGCGGCGCGATCCCGGTCGACGGCGACAGCAAGACGGTGTGCGACAGCGTCTTCGCGGTGGGCGACGTCACCGACCGCATCCAGCTCACCCCGGTCGCCATCCGCGAGGGGCAGGCCTTCGCCGACACCCAGTTCGGAGGCAAGCCGCATCGCGTCGATTATGCCTGCGTGCCGTCGGCGGTGTTCAGCAACCCGCCGCTGGCGGGCGTGGGCCTCACCGAATCTCAGGCCAAGGGCAAATTTGGTGCGGTGAAGGTCTACACCTCCGATTTCCGCCCGATGAAGAACGTGCTCGCCAACCGCAACGAGCGCGCGCTCTACAAATTGATCGTCCATGCCGAGACCGAGAAGGTACTTGGCATCCACATGATCGGCCCCGAGGCGCCCGAGATCCTGCAGGCGGCGGCGATCGCGGTGAAGGCCGGCCTCACCAAGCAGGCGTTCGACGACACGATCGCGCTCCACCCGAGCATGGCCGAGGAACTGGTGCTGATGCGGTAG
- a CDS encoding acetamidase/formamidase family protein yields MKTIAALLPLLLATPPALAERFELPAGPSTVAWGHYEAAGRPVLTIRSGDTVKIHTLITNNPTGLEKAGVKPQDIEQSLRDIYAQVTDKGPGGHILTGPIAIEGAQPGDTLEVRIEKIDLAIPYAYNAFRYGAGFLTDDFPYSRMKIIPLDAKSMTAHFAPSITIPLHPFFGSMGVAPPPAFGRYDSTAPTIIGGNMDNKDLVAGTTLYLPVYAPGALFEVGDGHAGQGNGEVDITALETSLVGTFTFVLHKGGLAGPAYPRAETPTHYIAMGFDDDLSNATRKALRNMIDWLVAYKGMTRDDAYMLLSVAGDVSVTELVDRNKGVHVSLAKALFTGK; encoded by the coding sequence ATGAAGACGATCGCCGCGCTGCTGCCGCTCCTGCTCGCCACCCCGCCCGCGCTCGCCGAGCGCTTCGAGTTGCCCGCCGGTCCCTCGACCGTCGCATGGGGCCATTACGAGGCGGCGGGCCGCCCGGTGCTGACGATCCGATCGGGCGACACGGTGAAGATCCACACGCTCATCACCAACAACCCCACCGGACTGGAGAAGGCCGGGGTCAAGCCGCAGGACATCGAGCAGTCGCTGCGCGACATCTATGCGCAGGTGACGGACAAGGGGCCGGGCGGCCACATCCTGACCGGCCCGATCGCGATCGAGGGCGCGCAGCCGGGCGACACGCTGGAGGTGCGGATCGAGAAGATCGATCTCGCCATCCCCTATGCCTATAACGCCTTCCGCTACGGTGCGGGCTTCCTGACCGACGATTTCCCGTATTCGCGGATGAAGATCATCCCGCTCGACGCGAAGTCGATGACCGCGCATTTCGCGCCCAGCATCACGATCCCGCTCCATCCCTTCTTTGGCAGCATGGGCGTGGCGCCGCCGCCTGCCTTCGGCCGTTACGACAGCACCGCGCCGACGATCATCGGCGGCAACATGGACAATAAGGATCTGGTCGCGGGCACGACGCTCTACCTGCCGGTCTACGCGCCCGGCGCCCTGTTCGAGGTGGGCGACGGCCATGCCGGGCAAGGCAATGGCGAGGTCGACATCACCGCGCTCGAGACCAGCCTCGTCGGCACGTTCACCTTCGTGCTGCACAAGGGCGGCCTTGCCGGGCCGGCCTATCCGCGCGCCGAGACGCCGACCCATTATATCGCGATGGGCTTCGACGACGATCTGTCGAACGCGACGCGCAAGGCGCTTCGCAACATGATCGACTGGCTGGTGGCGTACAAGGGGATGACGCGCGACGATGCCTATATGCTGCTGAGCGTCGCCGGCGACGTGTCGGTGACCGAGCTGGTCGATCGCAACAAGGGCGTCCACGTCTCGCTCGCCAAGGCTTTGTTCACGGGCAAGTGA
- a CDS encoding DNA-3-methyladenine glycosylase, whose product MSLPDGFFAQDVVDLARALIGVELLVDGVGGTIVETEAYDIDDAAAHSFRGPSPRNAAMFGPVGHAYVYRIYGLHWCLNLVGGSRPGGAVLIRALEPTLGIERMVMRRSLVDPRALCSGPGKLAQALAITRALDGNALDLPPFALHHPGAATRDILSGPRIGITRAADLPWRFGAAGSRFLSRPFARSG is encoded by the coding sequence GTGAGCCTGCCCGACGGCTTCTTCGCGCAGGATGTGGTCGACCTCGCCCGCGCGCTGATCGGGGTCGAATTGCTGGTCGACGGGGTCGGCGGCACGATCGTCGAGACCGAGGCCTACGACATCGACGACGCCGCCGCGCACAGCTTTCGCGGCCCCAGCCCGCGCAACGCAGCGATGTTCGGTCCGGTCGGCCACGCTTATGTCTATCGCATCTACGGGCTGCACTGGTGCCTCAACCTCGTCGGCGGCAGCCGACCGGGCGGCGCGGTGCTGATCCGTGCGCTGGAACCGACGCTGGGGATCGAGCGGATGGTGATGCGGCGCAGCCTCGTCGACCCGCGTGCGCTGTGCAGCGGTCCGGGCAAGCTGGCGCAGGCGCTCGCCATCACCCGCGCGCTGGATGGGAATGCCCTCGATCTCCCGCCGTTCGCGTTGCACCATCCCGGCGCGGCGACGCGGGACATTCTCAGCGGTCCGCGCATCGGCATCACCCGCGCCGCCGATCTGCCCTGGCGCTTCGGGGCTGCAGGATCGCGCTTCCTGAGCCGTCCTTTCGCGCGCAGCGGCTGA
- a CDS encoding methyl-accepting chemotaxis protein — MSIAGIYLAAHAPPEKLGSLMIGGVAIVLLPVLLTWWSGKVISDPYVATVLRMEGLAAGDVTSEVGFADHKDCVGRMARAMAVFRSNAEAVKLAGETSEVVVRRLGEGLSRLAASDLTLRIEEPFGGHYEELRRDFNRAMDAVSATLSKVSNATGAINTGASEIRQASDDLSQRTEQQAASLEETAAAMNEITDTVRQAAGGAAEANKAVEQARVDAAQAGEVVRRAVEAMGGIERTSNEISDIVSMIDGIAFQTNLLALNAGVEAARAGDAGRGFAVVASEVRALAQRSAEAAKDVKLRILASGEQVAAGVELVTETGQSLRRIIERVGHISTLVSAIATSAEQQATGLQQVNTAVGEMDNVTQQNAAMVEQATAAARSLATEADALAREVARFRIDDAPSPHAEANVHELQHRAAAAVRQIARARPARSGGNAAVAVADDDWSSF, encoded by the coding sequence ATGAGCATCGCCGGTATCTATCTCGCCGCGCACGCGCCGCCCGAGAAGCTCGGCTCCCTGATGATCGGCGGCGTCGCGATCGTATTGTTGCCGGTGCTGCTGACATGGTGGTCCGGCAAGGTGATCAGCGATCCCTATGTCGCCACCGTCCTCCGCATGGAAGGGTTGGCGGCCGGCGACGTCACGAGCGAGGTCGGCTTCGCCGATCACAAGGATTGCGTCGGCCGGATGGCGCGCGCGATGGCGGTGTTCCGCTCGAACGCCGAGGCGGTCAAGCTGGCGGGCGAGACCTCCGAAGTCGTCGTCCGCCGGCTCGGCGAAGGCCTCAGCCGCCTTGCCGCAAGCGACCTGACGCTGCGGATCGAGGAGCCGTTCGGCGGCCATTACGAAGAATTGCGCCGCGATTTCAACCGCGCGATGGATGCCGTGAGCGCCACATTGTCGAAGGTTTCGAACGCCACCGGCGCGATCAACACCGGCGCCAGTGAGATCCGCCAGGCATCGGACGATCTGTCGCAGCGGACCGAACAGCAGGCGGCCAGCCTCGAAGAAACCGCCGCGGCGATGAACGAGATTACCGATACGGTGCGACAGGCGGCCGGCGGCGCGGCCGAGGCCAACAAGGCGGTCGAGCAGGCGCGCGTCGATGCGGCACAGGCCGGCGAGGTCGTGCGGCGTGCGGTCGAGGCGATGGGCGGGATCGAGCGCACCTCCAACGAGATTTCCGACATCGTCTCGATGATCGATGGCATCGCCTTCCAGACCAACCTGCTGGCGCTGAACGCCGGCGTCGAGGCGGCGCGTGCGGGCGACGCCGGTCGCGGCTTTGCCGTGGTCGCATCCGAGGTGCGTGCGCTCGCTCAGCGCTCGGCCGAAGCTGCCAAGGACGTCAAGCTGCGCATCCTCGCATCGGGCGAGCAGGTCGCGGCGGGCGTCGAGCTCGTCACCGAGACCGGCCAGTCGCTCCGCCGCATCATCGAGCGGGTCGGCCATATCAGCACGCTCGTCTCGGCGATCGCGACCTCGGCCGAGCAGCAGGCAACCGGCCTGCAGCAGGTCAACACGGCGGTGGGCGAGATGGACAATGTCACCCAGCAGAATGCGGCGATGGTCGAGCAGGCGACGGCTGCGGCGCGCAGCCTCGCGACTGAAGCCGACGCCCTGGCTCGCGAAGTCGCCCGCTTTCGCATCGACGACGCCCCGAGCCCGCACGCCGAAGCCAATGTGCACGAGCTGCAGCATCGCGCCGCCGCGGCTGTTCGCCAGATCGCGCGTGCGCGCCCCGCGCGCAGCGGGGGCAATGCGGCCGTCGCGGTTGCGGACGACGATTGGTCGTCCTTTTAA